Proteins from a single region of Deltaproteobacteria bacterium:
- a CDS encoding ATP-binding cassette domain-containing protein — MVEPILEVRRLKKYFKGPGGFLERRVPLVRALDGVSFRVFPGETFGFVGESGCGKSTLGKTVLGIYRATGGEVLFKGRNITGLSKREAIRVRKEIQYVYQDPGSSLDPHWKIKRILAEPLHIHTDLDRKAIDERIREMLGAVGLGEEHLTLYPHEFSGGQQRRLGLARILCLNPSLVILDEPTSGLDVSVQATILKLFLDLKSRFDLTYIFISHNLSVVRMMCQRLAVMYAGKIMEMGETPAIFENPVHPYTRFLLSAIPIIGKKAGSGEEISVSGEPPNPEDFPPGCRFHPRCPHATDLCRKDAPELRRLEENRWIACHRDL, encoded by the coding sequence ATGGTGGAACCGATCCTCGAGGTTCGGCGATTGAAAAAGTATTTCAAGGGACCCGGCGGGTTCCTGGAACGCCGGGTCCCTCTTGTAAGGGCCCTGGACGGAGTCTCCTTCCGGGTCTTCCCCGGTGAGACCTTCGGGTTCGTGGGAGAGAGCGGCTGCGGCAAATCCACCCTGGGAAAGACTGTTCTCGGCATTTACCGGGCCACCGGGGGCGAGGTCCTTTTCAAGGGGAGAAATATCACCGGCCTTTCGAAGAGGGAGGCCATCCGGGTCAGGAAAGAGATCCAGTATGTCTACCAGGATCCTGGCTCTTCCTTGGACCCCCACTGGAAGATCAAGCGGATTCTCGCTGAACCCCTCCATATCCATACAGACTTGGACCGGAAGGCCATCGATGAGCGGATCCGGGAGATGCTCGGGGCGGTAGGTTTAGGAGAGGAGCATCTCACCCTCTATCCCCACGAATTCAGCGGCGGACAACAAAGACGGCTGGGTCTGGCCCGAATTCTTTGTCTGAATCCTTCTCTTGTCATCCTGGACGAGCCCACCTCGGGATTGGACGTCTCGGTCCAGGCCACGATCCTGAAACTTTTCCTGGACCTCAAGTCCAGGTTCGACCTGACTTATATCTTCATATCCCACAACTTGAGTGTCGTTCGCATGATGTGCCAGCGACTGGCGGTCATGTATGCCGGCAAGATCATGGAGATGGGAGAAACACCTGCCATTTTTGAAAATCCGGTCCATCCTTATACCCGGTTTCTCCTTTCGGCCATTCCGATAATCGGAAAAAAGGCAGGGAGCGGGGAAGAGATCTCGGTATCCGGGGAGCCGCCCAACCCGGAAGATTTTCCTCCCGGGTGCCGGTTTCATCCCCGATGCCCCCATGCAACCGATCTGTGCCGGAAAGACGCCCCCGAGCTGCGCCGGTTGGAAGAAAACCGCTGGATCGCCTGTCACCGGGACCTGTGA
- a CDS encoding M20 family metallopeptidase codes for MNTDKKALRRQVARRIETHANELVRITRDLIRIPSVNPPGDYEEMAEKMAELYEAEGLKPVVLQAPREEVEALGLAWPRPNVVALAEGSERKPVFCLDAHMDVVAPGEESLWTHPPFSGAFVDGRVYGRGAEDTKGHLAIQIIVYRALREAGIKLKGDLLLTATVDDEIGQWPGMGYLIERGLEESGFPRPDYHVVGEPTGIDLLGCLARGRLWYEFILKGRSAHGGNPSEGVNAIEKAIDLANAVRRLDLHADPLMGATTVNLGILQGGEAINVVPDRCKITFDIRPARKKEVIKEFMDRTLRDLQERDPEFVVESMRLLNDRQTGGIGPDHPFVQTVRRITREMTGKEVIPTGNMEGYSSLGNAYWTSQAGIAGIMYGGGAFSRAHSVDEYITVDELVETAKVFAGLVIELCA; via the coding sequence ATGAACACTGACAAGAAGGCCCTTCGCAGACAGGTCGCCCGCAGGATTGAGACCCATGCGAATGAACTGGTCAGAATCACCCGGGATCTCATTCGAATCCCATCGGTCAACCCGCCTGGCGATTATGAGGAAATGGCGGAGAAAATGGCCGAGCTGTACGAGGCCGAGGGCCTGAAACCGGTGGTCCTGCAAGCCCCCCGGGAAGAGGTGGAAGCCCTGGGCCTTGCCTGGCCCCGGCCGAATGTGGTGGCCCTGGCAGAGGGCTCGGAGCGAAAACCGGTATTTTGCCTGGACGCCCACATGGACGTAGTCGCCCCCGGAGAAGAGTCCCTGTGGACCCACCCCCCCTTCTCCGGGGCGTTCGTAGACGGGAGGGTTTACGGCCGAGGAGCTGAGGACACGAAGGGTCATCTGGCGATCCAGATCATCGTCTACCGGGCATTGCGGGAGGCCGGGATCAAGCTTAAAGGAGATCTCCTCCTCACGGCCACCGTGGATGATGAGATCGGGCAATGGCCGGGCATGGGATATCTAATCGAGCGGGGGCTGGAGGAAAGCGGTTTTCCACGTCCGGATTACCATGTCGTGGGGGAGCCGACCGGAATAGACCTCCTTGGCTGCCTGGCGCGGGGCAGGCTTTGGTATGAATTCATCCTCAAGGGACGATCCGCCCATGGGGGGAATCCTTCAGAAGGGGTTAACGCCATCGAGAAGGCGATCGATCTGGCGAACGCCGTCCGCCGTCTCGATCTGCATGCCGATCCCCTCATGGGGGCGACCACGGTAAACTTAGGCATTCTTCAAGGGGGAGAGGCGATCAACGTCGTCCCCGACCGCTGCAAGATCACCTTCGACATTCGCCCTGCTCGGAAAAAGGAGGTCATAAAGGAATTCATGGACCGAACCCTCCGGGATTTGCAGGAAAGGGATCCCGAATTCGTGGTGGAGAGCATGCGGTTGTTGAACGACAGGCAGACGGGCGGGATCGGCCCGGACCACCCCTTCGTACAGACGGTGCGCAGGATTACACGCGAGATGACGGGCAAGGAGGTGATTCCCACGGGAAACATGGAAGGATATTCATCTCTGGGGAATGCTTACTGGACCTCCCAGGCAGGCATTGCAGGCATCATGTACGGGGGAGGGGCCTTCTCCAGGGCCCACAGCGTGGATGAGTACATTACCGTGGATGAGCTGGTGGAGACCGCGAAGGTTTTTGCCGGCCTTGTTATTGAGCTTTGCGCCTAG
- a CDS encoding SDR family oxidoreductase yields the protein MEDLSGQVIMVTGASRGIGQAVTHVLLAHGARVAACARGREGLERLKAGAGRSSEDHLFTFPCDVSRAEQAAAFVEAAVGRFGTLDGLVNNAGLYPVTNFLELGEEEWDQVLGVNLKGPFLLTQAVARVMIERKVRGRVVNVSSTASLVSRPGTAHYASSKAGLNMLTRVLAVELAPFGIRVNAVLPGLIGTEEVISRLGEREAGAEHGTKLARIPLGEAGRPGDVSDAVLYLLSEKSRYCTGALLVVDGGYSLGIPSYGAGSGKNEKGGVFQEP from the coding sequence ATGGAGGACCTTTCCGGGCAGGTGATCATGGTAACGGGGGCCTCACGGGGTATCGGACAGGCTGTGACCCATGTACTTCTTGCCCATGGGGCCCGGGTGGCGGCCTGCGCCAGGGGTCGCGAGGGGCTGGAGCGGCTCAAGGCGGGTGCGGGTAGGTCCTCTGAGGACCATCTCTTCACCTTCCCCTGCGATGTCTCCAGGGCCGAACAGGCGGCGGCCTTCGTGGAGGCGGCGGTCGGTCGGTTCGGGACCCTGGATGGCCTGGTGAACAATGCCGGGCTCTACCCGGTAACGAATTTCCTGGAGCTTGGTGAAGAGGAATGGGACCAGGTCCTCGGGGTGAATCTGAAGGGACCCTTTCTCCTTACCCAGGCCGTGGCCAGGGTCATGATAGAGAGAAAGGTCCGGGGCCGGGTCGTCAACGTGAGCTCGACGGCAAGCCTCGTTTCCCGGCCGGGCACAGCCCATTATGCTTCCTCCAAAGCCGGACTCAACATGCTCACCCGGGTCCTCGCGGTGGAATTGGCCCCTTTCGGCATCCGGGTGAACGCGGTACTGCCCGGCCTCATCGGCACGGAGGAAGTGATCTCCAGGTTGGGAGAAAGGGAGGCTGGAGCGGAACACGGGACCAAGCTCGCCCGAATTCCCTTGGGAGAGGCCGGGAGGCCGGGGGACGTGTCGGACGCCGTCCTCTATCTTCTCTCAGAAAAGAGCAGGTATTGTACCGGGGCCCTCTTGGTGGTGGATGGCGGATACTCCCTGGGAATCCCCTCTTATGGGGCCGGATCCGGGAAGAACGAGAAGGGCGGGGTATTTCAGGAGCCGTGA
- a CDS encoding amidohydrolase, with amino-acid sequence MELRGILEQARELEGYLTEIRRGIHKNPELGFQERKTTALVREELARLGLEIQPLELETGVVALLRGSGSGPDTATGLRADMDALPVTERTGLPYASENRGVMHACGHDGHVALLLGTAHILSGLRDRFSGVVKFLFQPAEELLTGARALIAAGCLQNPPLDRIIAAHGWPYIAVGKIGVLAGPAMASADRFKVRIKGRGGHGAYPHRAVDPILAAAHAVTAMQGIISRETDALERAVLSVCTMEGGRAFNVIPREALLEGTVRCMREGLREEIRRRLERVVKGTATAFGCEGDLEWTELVPPLVNDPELTRTVEETAREVLGPDRVEELPGPTMGSEDFSLYLQEGPCGVLFRLGLALPGKKIMGLHNDQFDFTDAALPVGAAMLAGLVLRIHGS; translated from the coding sequence ATGGAGCTGCGAGGCATCTTGGAGCAGGCGAGAGAATTGGAGGGATACCTTACCGAAATCCGCCGCGGAATCCACAAGAATCCCGAACTGGGATTCCAGGAAAGAAAAACCACCGCTCTCGTAAGGGAGGAACTGGCCCGCCTCGGGCTGGAGATCCAGCCCTTGGAACTTGAAACCGGCGTGGTCGCTCTCTTGAGAGGATCCGGGTCCGGACCGGATACCGCCACCGGTCTCCGCGCGGACATGGACGCCCTTCCGGTGACCGAGAGGACGGGACTCCCTTATGCCTCCGAAAACAGAGGGGTGATGCATGCCTGCGGCCATGACGGCCACGTGGCCCTTCTCCTGGGTACGGCCCACATTCTCTCAGGCTTGCGGGACCGATTCTCCGGCGTCGTCAAATTCCTTTTCCAACCGGCCGAGGAACTTTTGACCGGTGCCCGGGCATTGATCGCCGCGGGTTGCCTTCAGAACCCTCCGTTGGACCGGATCATCGCAGCCCACGGGTGGCCCTATATCGCAGTGGGCAAGATCGGGGTCCTGGCAGGACCCGCCATGGCATCGGCCGACCGATTCAAGGTCCGCATCAAGGGGCGGGGCGGGCACGGGGCCTATCCCCACAGGGCCGTGGACCCGATCCTCGCAGCAGCCCATGCCGTTACAGCGATGCAGGGGATCATCAGCCGCGAAACGGATGCCCTGGAGCGGGCTGTCCTATCTGTCTGCACCATGGAAGGGGGCCGGGCCTTCAATGTAATCCCCCGGGAGGCCCTGCTGGAAGGAACCGTCCGTTGCATGCGGGAGGGACTTCGGGAGGAAATCCGCCGACGGCTGGAACGCGTGGTCAAAGGAACAGCCACAGCCTTTGGATGCGAGGGGGATCTCGAATGGACGGAACTCGTCCCACCCCTCGTGAACGACCCGGAACTTACCCGCACGGTCGAGGAAACGGCGAGGGAAGTGCTGGGCCCGGACCGGGTCGAAGAACTTCCAGGGCCTACCATGGGTTCAGAGGATTTCTCACTCTACCTCCAGGAGGGCCCCTGTGGGGTGTTGTTCCGTCTGGGCCTGGCGCTCCCGGGCAAAAAAATTATGGGGCTGCACAACGATCAATTCGATTTCACGGACGCCGCTCTTCCGGTTGGTGCGGCCATGTTGGCAGGGCTCGTGCTCCGAATTCACGGCTCCTGA
- a CDS encoding MATE family efflux transporter, with translation MIERWKHPNGYRDVLAISLPLVASMGSLTLMQFTDRVFLANYSINAISAALPAGILSFTAISFFMGVATYTNAFVAQYTGARAYTKVGASLWQGIYFSLFSALFLASLCFVSKQLFNLIGHSPQVRTLEVTYFNILTLGAGLPVLGSALAAFYTGRGLTWTTMAVHMTGAAVNIPLDYCLINGVGPFPELGIVGAGIATVAAYAVIVTVLALLIFSRGNRRTYGTWRARRFDRDLFGRLMRYGLPSGIQFFLEISGFTFFIQMIGRLGDLELAASNIVLSIESLSFLPMVGFHIGNSTLVGQAVGRGNPEDGVYSTSSALHITLFYMMLISAVFLLTPRPLLDLFKDGASSALEYAEISDLGVILLRFVAVFCLFDSLNLIFSGAIKGAGDTRFIMWTVGAMCLGMMIIPTYLAVEVFGGGLFTVWTIATLYVCALGVAFMLRYKQGKWKEMRVIEEQDEIRGIAGGFPTQTGIAAKAPDPCFGPETQER, from the coding sequence ATGATTGAGCGCTGGAAACACCCTAACGGATACCGAGATGTCCTGGCCATCAGCCTGCCGCTCGTGGCCTCCATGGGTTCGCTCACCCTCATGCAGTTTACGGACCGGGTGTTCCTGGCCAATTACTCCATCAATGCCATCTCAGCAGCCCTTCCGGCGGGTATCCTCTCCTTTACGGCCATCTCCTTCTTCATGGGGGTGGCCACATACACAAACGCCTTTGTCGCTCAGTACACCGGCGCGCGGGCCTACACCAAGGTCGGAGCGTCCCTGTGGCAGGGGATCTATTTTTCTCTGTTCTCAGCGCTTTTCCTTGCATCCCTCTGTTTTGTTTCGAAACAACTTTTCAACCTTATAGGACACTCACCCCAGGTTCGCACCCTGGAAGTGACCTACTTCAACATCCTGACCCTTGGGGCCGGGCTCCCGGTGCTGGGCTCGGCCCTGGCCGCATTTTATACGGGTCGTGGGCTGACCTGGACTACTATGGCGGTTCACATGACGGGAGCCGCGGTCAACATCCCTTTGGACTACTGCCTCATCAACGGTGTGGGGCCCTTTCCGGAACTCGGGATCGTGGGTGCGGGGATCGCCACCGTTGCGGCTTACGCCGTCATCGTCACTGTCCTGGCCCTGCTCATCTTCAGCCGGGGCAACCGACGAACTTACGGGACCTGGCGGGCCCGAAGATTCGACAGGGATCTCTTCGGCCGTCTCATGCGTTATGGCCTTCCAAGCGGCATCCAATTTTTTCTGGAAATCTCAGGGTTCACCTTCTTCATTCAGATGATCGGCCGCCTGGGGGACCTGGAGCTTGCCGCCTCCAACATCGTACTTTCCATTGAATCATTGTCCTTCCTGCCCATGGTGGGTTTCCATATCGGAAACTCCACCCTCGTGGGCCAGGCAGTGGGCCGGGGCAATCCCGAGGATGGAGTCTACTCCACCTCCAGTGCGCTTCACATTACCCTGTTCTACATGATGCTGATTTCAGCAGTTTTTCTTCTAACCCCAAGGCCTCTCCTCGACCTATTCAAGGACGGCGCCTCCAGCGCCCTCGAGTACGCCGAAATCAGCGACCTGGGGGTCATCTTGCTCCGCTTCGTGGCCGTCTTCTGCCTCTTCGATTCCCTGAACCTGATTTTTTCGGGAGCAATAAAGGGTGCCGGTGACACTCGGTTCATCATGTGGACCGTGGGAGCCATGTGTCTGGGCATGATGATTATCCCCACCTACCTGGCGGTGGAGGTCTTCGGCGGGGGACTTTTCACGGTCTGGACCATCGCCACCCTTTACGTCTGTGCCCTTGGCGTCGCCTTCATGCTCCGATACAAGCAGGGCAAGTGGAAGGAAATGCGCGTGATCGAAGAGCAGGATGAGATTCGGGGAATAGCCGGGGGATTCCCGACTCAGACGGGAATCGCCGCCAAGGCCCCGGATCCCTGCTTTGGACCCGAAACGCAAGAGAGATGA
- a CDS encoding diacylglycerol kinase family lipid kinase, translating to MRETAAVIVNPIAGKRDGLRRAESVLRILEKAGLRAVSLETRRPGHGRELAREHAKRVQVLVCVGGDGTLNEVVNGLMDASSETPVAVIPAGTANMVSKELGLPPDLSSQVRPAVEGGLCWIDLGCTGERFFLLCAGAGFDAAVVEAMARKRQGRAISLRSYLPLVMAKMFQYPFPPIRVKVDGNLVDEETILAVVGNMPRYGGFFKLFRDATPQDGFLDVCCFKRKSPINFVRHAYSAYRGSLHEVEGDVAFHRGKEIILDSEGRVPFHVDGDPFGELPARIHVVPRAVSLCVPERTTARLWRP from the coding sequence ATGCGCGAGACAGCGGCTGTCATTGTGAATCCGATCGCGGGAAAGAGGGATGGCCTCAGACGTGCGGAGTCGGTGCTGAGAATCCTGGAGAAGGCCGGCCTAAGGGCTGTTTCCCTCGAAACCCGGAGACCTGGACACGGACGGGAATTGGCAAGGGAACATGCCAAGCGCGTTCAGGTCCTGGTTTGCGTGGGAGGGGATGGGACCCTTAACGAGGTCGTAAACGGTCTGATGGACGCCTCATCCGAGACACCGGTGGCCGTGATTCCCGCGGGAACCGCCAATATGGTATCAAAGGAACTTGGACTTCCACCCGATTTAAGTTCTCAGGTGAGACCGGCCGTTGAGGGTGGGTTGTGCTGGATCGATCTGGGGTGTACGGGGGAGAGGTTCTTCCTCTTATGCGCAGGGGCGGGGTTTGATGCGGCCGTGGTGGAGGCCATGGCCAGGAAACGGCAGGGGCGCGCCATTTCCCTGAGGAGTTATCTCCCCCTGGTGATGGCCAAGATGTTTCAATACCCCTTCCCCCCGATACGGGTCAAAGTGGACGGCAACCTGGTGGATGAGGAGACCATCCTGGCTGTGGTGGGAAATATGCCGCGCTACGGTGGGTTTTTCAAACTATTTCGAGATGCCACACCCCAGGATGGCTTCCTGGATGTTTGTTGCTTCAAGAGGAAAAGCCCCATCAACTTCGTGCGCCATGCATACTCGGCCTATCGGGGAAGCCTCCACGAGGTAGAGGGGGATGTGGCCTTTCACAGGGGGAAAGAGATTATCCTCGACTCGGAAGGGCGGGTTCCTTTCCATGTGGATGGGGATCCCTTTGGAGAACTCCCGGCACGGATCCACGTAGTTCCCAGGGCCGTTTCCCTTTGTGTCCCTGAAAGGACAACGGCGCGCCTCTGGAGGCCCTAA
- a CDS encoding glycine cleavage system protein H yields the protein MPGKAKDREKKKGIMGFQVLEKECIWMKAGVVNFRLCDNAYDCFNCPFDRGMRKAMEKEGSPDSRGSQPGWVQQLKERYRGASRPCRHYLTGHIEAPKICSWNYECYHCPYDQMMDELDMTGMGSAPAYRRVSGFKMAEGYYYHMGHAWARFEHGGRVRVGLDGFATKLFGAIQDLSLPPLGAALKQDQVGWVFGRDERRAAVLSPVSGTVLAVNHKAGEYPALASQDPYREGWLLIIEPDLPKRNLKNLYFEEESYRWMERESRKLMALIGQDYEKLAATGGEVLDDLYGRYPDLGWDRLVQEFLHTEAT from the coding sequence ATGCCAGGAAAAGCAAAAGATCGGGAAAAGAAGAAAGGGATCATGGGTTTCCAGGTGCTTGAAAAGGAATGCATCTGGATGAAGGCGGGGGTCGTCAACTTTCGACTCTGCGACAATGCTTATGATTGTTTCAATTGCCCCTTTGACAGGGGTATGCGGAAGGCCATGGAAAAGGAGGGTTCGCCCGACTCAAGGGGCAGCCAACCGGGATGGGTGCAGCAGTTGAAGGAGCGCTATCGTGGGGCTTCCAGGCCATGCCGTCATTACTTGACGGGCCACATCGAGGCGCCCAAGATCTGTTCCTGGAACTATGAATGTTACCACTGTCCTTACGACCAGATGATGGATGAACTGGACATGACGGGCATGGGGAGCGCACCTGCCTATCGCCGGGTTTCAGGTTTCAAGATGGCGGAGGGATATTACTATCACATGGGTCATGCCTGGGCACGTTTCGAGCACGGGGGCCGGGTGAGGGTCGGCCTGGACGGCTTTGCGACAAAGCTGTTCGGTGCCATTCAAGACCTGAGCCTCCCACCCCTGGGGGCAGCCCTGAAACAGGACCAGGTTGGATGGGTCTTTGGGCGGGATGAGCGGAGGGCCGCCGTGCTCTCCCCCGTGTCCGGCACCGTGCTTGCAGTTAACCACAAGGCAGGGGAATACCCGGCACTCGCTAGTCAAGACCCTTACAGGGAGGGGTGGCTGCTTATCATTGAGCCCGATCTTCCCAAACGAAATCTCAAGAATCTCTATTTCGAAGAGGAAAGTTACCGGTGGATGGAGAGGGAGAGTCGCAAACTGATGGCCCTCATAGGGCAAGATTATGAAAAACTCGCGGCCACGGGCGGCGAAGTCCTGGACGACCTCTATGGTCGTTACCCGGATCTGGGATGGGATCGCCTGGTGCAAGAGTTTCTCCATACGGAAGCGACTTAG
- a CDS encoding archaemetzincin family Zn-dependent metalloprotease, which translates to MNEKPIRVGVVPIGNLDGIFAKTVAAHLLGYFHLQVDILSPMGHPDYAFDPGRRQFDAGLILKALGKRPFRNSQKVIGIVDVDLFVPILTHVFGEAEQGGRHALVSLHRLRKREDGAPAPLSQLLERTAKVALHETGHLFDLLHCREKRCVMHFSGSLRDLDQTPLFLCKYCSLYLRDAFKRASRP; encoded by the coding sequence ATGAACGAAAAACCGATACGAGTCGGCGTCGTACCCATTGGAAACCTGGACGGGATTTTCGCAAAAACCGTTGCCGCCCACCTCCTGGGATACTTCCATCTACAAGTGGACATCCTCTCACCCATGGGGCATCCGGACTACGCCTTCGACCCCGGGCGACGCCAGTTTGATGCCGGACTCATTCTAAAGGCACTGGGAAAAAGGCCCTTTCGAAACTCTCAAAAAGTGATCGGTATTGTGGACGTTGACCTCTTCGTCCCGATCCTCACCCATGTTTTCGGTGAAGCCGAACAGGGAGGCAGACATGCACTGGTCTCTCTCCACCGATTGAGGAAAAGGGAGGACGGCGCCCCAGCACCCCTTTCTCAACTCCTCGAAAGAACCGCCAAGGTCGCCCTCCATGAAACCGGACACCTTTTCGATCTCCTCCATTGCCGGGAGAAAAGGTGTGTCATGCACTTTTCAGGCAGCTTGAGGGACCTGGACCAGACCCCTCTTTTCCTTTGCAAGTATTGCTCTCTCTACCTCCGGGATGCCTTCAAGCGCGCTTCGCGGCCTTGA
- a CDS encoding sigma-54-dependent Fis family transcriptional regulator — MDEKMSIMIVDDEMIIRESFIHWFRKYGHRVEAAASGSEALEKLEKTAFDLLFVDIKMPGMDGIELLERIKEEYPDTIVVIITAYGSIDTAVKAMKLGATDYLLKPFKPEQVTLVMQKVAQQRALVSQCRYLRDRIEEMTRFDNIIGQSPKMEEIFRLIPEVAQSNSSILIVGETGTGKELIAKAIHAKSPRANGPFVAINCGALPDTLLESELFGYRKGAFTGAVSGRKGYLDIVSGGTLFLDEIGEISPKMQVDLLRVLEEKKITRIGDRHPIDVDFRLISATRRNLEKAVAQGNFREDFYYRINVIMIRVPPLRERKEDIPLLVQHFLQKYSRETAKRVDHIDREAMEILKRYDWPGNVRELENAIERAVVLSKSRTLGSESFSFLAAPQPLEVKRRSLREVERRYIEKVLEECGWNVTRAAEVLDINRVTLHKMIKRYGLQRPS; from the coding sequence ATGGATGAAAAAATGAGCATCATGATCGTGGATGATGAGATGATCATTCGTGAATCCTTCATTCACTGGTTTCGAAAGTACGGACACCGGGTGGAGGCTGCGGCCTCCGGATCCGAGGCCTTGGAGAAGCTGGAGAAGACGGCCTTTGACCTCCTCTTCGTAGACATCAAGATGCCGGGAATGGACGGGATCGAATTACTGGAGAGAATCAAGGAAGAGTACCCCGATACCATCGTCGTTATTATCACTGCCTACGGCTCCATTGATACGGCCGTGAAGGCCATGAAACTTGGGGCGACCGACTACCTCCTCAAGCCATTCAAGCCTGAACAGGTAACCCTTGTCATGCAGAAGGTGGCCCAACAAAGGGCCCTGGTTTCCCAATGCCGGTATCTCAGGGACCGAATCGAGGAAATGACCCGATTCGACAATATCATCGGTCAGTCCCCAAAGATGGAGGAGATCTTTCGGCTCATTCCGGAGGTCGCCCAAAGCAATTCCTCCATCCTGATCGTCGGAGAGACCGGAACGGGCAAGGAACTGATCGCAAAAGCGATTCATGCCAAAAGCCCCCGGGCCAACGGTCCCTTTGTGGCCATCAATTGCGGGGCACTGCCCGACACGCTCCTGGAGAGCGAGTTGTTCGGATACCGGAAGGGGGCCTTCACCGGGGCTGTCAGCGGCCGCAAGGGCTACCTGGACATCGTATCCGGCGGTACTCTCTTTTTGGATGAAATCGGGGAGATAAGTCCCAAGATGCAGGTGGACCTCTTGCGGGTCCTGGAAGAAAAAAAGATCACCCGGATCGGCGATCGGCATCCTATCGACGTGGATTTCCGGCTGATATCGGCCACGAGACGGAACCTCGAAAAAGCGGTCGCTCAAGGAAATTTCAGGGAGGACTTCTACTACCGCATCAACGTGATCATGATTCGCGTCCCCCCCTTGAGGGAAAGGAAGGAAGACATACCCCTGCTCGTCCAGCATTTTCTCCAAAAATACAGCAGGGAAACGGCAAAGAGGGTGGACCATATCGACCGGGAAGCCATGGAGATCTTGAAAAGGTACGATTGGCCGGGAAACGTGCGGGAACTCGAGAACGCCATTGAACGGGCCGTTGTGCTCTCCAAGTCAAGGACGCTGGGGAGTGAAAGTTTCTCCTTCCTGGCTGCCCCCCAGCCCCTGGAGGTGAAGCGGAGATCGTTGCGGGAGGTGGAAAGGCGGTACATCGAAAAAGTCCTTGAAGAGTGCGGGTGGAACGTGACCCGCGCCGCCGAGGTCCTGGATATCAACCGGGTCACGTTACACAAGATGATCAAAAGGTACGGACTGCAGCGCCCGTCCTGA